One Magnetococcales bacterium genomic region harbors:
- the rfbC gene encoding dTDP-4-dehydrorhamnose 3,5-epimerase, which produces MKFIPTSLPGVLLVEPPVFADARGFFMETYHRDKFLAAGIVDPFVQDNHSRSAANVLRGLHFQEPYPQGKLVRVLFGRIYDVAVDIRRESAHFGRWVGVELSAENRRQLWIPPGFAHGFCVLSPEGAEIAYKCTDIYRPEADRGILWNDPALGIAWPVTDPLLSPKDVAWPTLAHAPCLPA; this is translated from the coding sequence ATGAAATTCATACCGACCTCACTCCCAGGTGTGTTGCTTGTGGAACCCCCGGTTTTTGCGGATGCGCGGGGGTTTTTCATGGAGACCTACCATCGGGACAAATTTCTGGCTGCCGGCATTGTAGACCCTTTTGTCCAGGACAACCACTCGCGCTCGGCGGCCAACGTGCTGCGTGGACTGCATTTTCAGGAGCCTTATCCACAGGGCAAGCTGGTACGTGTCCTGTTCGGGCGCATCTACGATGTGGCGGTGGATATTCGGCGCGAGTCTGCCCACTTTGGCCGTTGGGTCGGAGTGGAACTGAGTGCGGAAAATCGGCGGCAGTTGTGGATTCCTCCGGGGTTTGCCCATGGATTTTGTGTCCTTTCGCCGGAGGGGGCGGAAATTGCTTATAAATGTACCGATATCTACCGCCCCGAAGCCGACCGGGGCATCCTCTGGAATGACCCCGCCCTGGGTATCGCCTGGCCGGTGACCGACCCGCTCCTCTCCCCCAAGGATGTTGCCTGGCCCACCCTCGCCCACGCCCCCTGCCTGCCTGCCTGA